In Nocardia asteroides, a single genomic region encodes these proteins:
- a CDS encoding IS3 family transposase (programmed frameshift): protein MPKPYPREFRDDVVRVARNRDEGVTLDQIAADFGIHPMALSKWMRQADVDEGVKPGATTSESAELRELRRRNRLLEQENEVLRRAAAYLSQAQLPGKKIYPLVKELAADGIPVVVTCRVLKLARQPYYRWLADPITPAELAQAYRANALFDAHRDDPEFGYRFLADEAGAAGEPMAGRTAWRICSANRWWSAFGKPRRGSGKRPGPPVHDDRVRRHFTADGPNQLWLSDISEHRTSEGKLYICAVKDVFSGRIVGYSIDSRMTSRLAVTALRNAVARRGEVAGCVVHTDRGAQFRARRFVHALNRFRMVGSMGRVGSAGDNAAMESFFSLLQRNVLDRRAWETREQLRIAIVVWIERTYHRRRRQDRLGRLTPIEYEAIMTPAARQAA, encoded by the exons GTGCCCAAGCCCTATCCCCGCGAGTTCCGTGACGATGTCGTCCGCGTTGCGCGCAACCGCGACGAAGGGGTGACCCTGGACCAGATCGCGGCCGACTTCGGGATCCATCCGATGGCCTTGTCGAAGTGGATGCGCCAGGCCGATGTCGACGAGGGTGTGAAGCCGGGAGCCACCACCTCGGAGTCGGCGGAGTTGCGGGAGCTGCGGCGCCGCAACCGGCTGCTCGAGCAGGAGAACGAGGTCCTGCGCCGGGCCGCGGCCTATCTTTCCCAGGCCCAGCTGC CCGGGAAAAAGATCTACCCGCTCGTGAAAGAGCTCGCCGCCGACGGGATACCCGTCGTGGTGACGTGCCGGGTCCTCAAGCTCGCCCGCCAGCCCTACTACCGCTGGCTGGCCGACCCGATCACTCCGGCCGAACTCGCGCAGGCCTACCGCGCGAATGCCCTGTTCGACGCGCACCGCGACGACCCGGAGTTCGGGTACCGATTCCTGGCCGACGAAGCCGGCGCTGCGGGTGAGCCGATGGCCGGTCGGACGGCGTGGCGGATCTGCTCGGCGAACCGGTGGTGGAGTGCGTTCGGGAAACCCCGCCGAGGTTCGGGCAAACGGCCGGGGCCGCCGGTCCACGACGACAGGGTGCGCCGCCATTTCACTGCCGATGGCCCGAATCAGTTGTGGCTCAGCGACATCAGCGAACATCGGACCAGTGAAGGAAAGCTCTACATCTGCGCGGTCAAGGACGTGTTCTCCGGTCGGATCGTCGGCTATTCGATCGACTCGCGGATGACCTCGAGGCTGGCGGTGACCGCCTTGCGCAACGCGGTGGCTCGCCGCGGTGAGGTGGCCGGCTGCGTGGTCCACACCGACCGAGGGGCGCAGTTTCGAGCCCGCCGCTTCGTGCACGCGCTGAACAGGTTTCGCATGGTGGGGTCGATGGGTCGAGTGGGTTCGGCCGGTGACAACGCGGCGATGGAGAGCTTCTTCAGCCTGCTGCAACGCAATGTCTTGGACCGGCGAGCCTGGGAGACCCGCGAGCAGCTTCGGATCGCGATCGTGGTCTGGATCGAACGCACTTACCACCGTCGTCGGCGCCAGGACCGGCTCGGTCGGTTGACCCCGATCGAGTACGAAGCAATCATGACCCCAGCAGCCCGACAGGCTGCCTAA
- a CDS encoding GMC oxidoreductase, with protein MIKSFYSYDENGMRSKGGKFALYDSGAVEIPHRRKEHLELAGANVDSFLKQEARGFTCVKVSYKGESNVSDEKFLTMAGGKTFIHYRPHDQDLRRQEAVAKQLELISDTLGLRSVCIQPVPSGASLVSAHHHGGAIATQNDSDSVLAADNQVIEAPGVYVADASSMPTSGGTNSSLTVMAIARRLSTTVLTMLKES; from the coding sequence GTGATCAAGTCGTTCTATTCCTATGACGAGAATGGAATGAGGTCAAAAGGAGGCAAGTTTGCCCTATACGACTCCGGAGCGGTCGAAATACCACATCGGCGTAAAGAACATCTCGAGCTCGCTGGTGCCAATGTCGATTCATTCCTAAAGCAAGAGGCTCGTGGTTTTACTTGTGTAAAAGTTAGCTACAAAGGAGAGTCGAATGTTTCTGACGAAAAATTTCTAACGATGGCCGGCGGGAAGACTTTCATTCACTACCGCCCGCATGATCAGGATCTGCGCCGACAGGAAGCGGTTGCGAAGCAGCTAGAACTAATATCTGATACTTTAGGCCTAAGGTCAGTTTGCATTCAGCCAGTTCCTTCCGGCGCAAGTCTTGTTTCAGCGCACCATCACGGCGGTGCAATTGCGACACAGAATGATTCCGATTCTGTACTTGCCGCCGATAATCAGGTCATTGAGGCGCCAGGAGTTTATGTCGCAGATGCAAGTTCAATGCCGACTTCAGGAGGCACTAATTCCTCATTAACTGTCATGGCGATAGCTCGACGTCTCAGTACAACCGTTCTAACTATGCTGAAGGAATCTTAA
- a CDS encoding IS3 family transposase — protein MRFVEDSPHPVELVLRVLGIASSTYYWWRERRRKPSERQIADEQLLAEIVDIHTSSGGTYGSPRVHAMLARRGIRVGRKRVERVMRGAGLQGAFLRKRWRIASIRLDRRAAPAPDLVERVFTTDRPNRLWVADATRIPCGQGAFWLAAVRDAFSNRIVGWKTSDRCDTELVLGALEYAVWSRDVRDGGLVHHSDRGSTYTAFRFANRLADNGIAQSMGSVGDSYDNALMENFFSTLKTELVYRHSWRTREEAENALFAYIDGWYNTQRIQKKLGWRSPDEFEALYHHPVPAGP, from the coding sequence GTGCGCTTCGTCGAAGACAGTCCGCACCCGGTCGAGCTCGTATTGCGGGTCCTGGGTATCGCGTCGTCGACCTATTACTGGTGGCGTGAACGCCGCCGGAAACCATCGGAGCGGCAGATCGCCGACGAGCAGTTGCTGGCCGAGATCGTCGATATTCACACCAGCTCCGGCGGCACCTACGGATCCCCGCGGGTGCACGCGATGCTGGCGCGGCGCGGGATTCGGGTCGGACGTAAACGGGTGGAGCGGGTGATGCGCGGCGCCGGCCTGCAGGGCGCATTCCTGCGCAAACGGTGGCGGATCGCCTCCATACGACTCGACCGCCGGGCCGCGCCGGCTCCGGATCTGGTCGAGCGCGTGTTCACCACCGACCGCCCCAACCGGCTCTGGGTCGCCGATGCCACCCGCATACCCTGCGGTCAGGGTGCGTTTTGGCTGGCCGCGGTCCGCGATGCGTTCTCCAACCGCATCGTGGGCTGGAAGACCTCGGACCGCTGCGACACCGAACTGGTTCTCGGAGCACTCGAGTACGCGGTCTGGAGTCGCGATGTCCGCGACGGCGGCCTGGTCCATCACAGCGACCGCGGCTCGACCTACACAGCGTTCCGTTTCGCGAACCGGTTGGCTGATAACGGGATCGCGCAATCCATGGGCTCGGTCGGTGACAGCTACGACAATGCCCTCATGGAGAACTTCTTCTCCACATTGAAGACCGAGCTGGTTTATCGCCACAGCTGGCGGACCAGGGAAGAAGCCGAGAACGCGCTGTTCGCCTACATCGACGGCTGGTACAACACCCAACGCATCCAGAAGAAGCTCGGCTGGCGATCACCGGACGAGTTCGAAGCCCTCTACCATCACCCGGTCCCGGCCGGACCCTGA
- a CDS encoding HAD hydrolase-like protein gives MVYDGVKELLSHVRDSGRDVLIITNSSKTAEVNIARLDKMFGLSIDRHYSSLVSSAQLLRDWVFLRSESRPCRIHLVGAAVDSGLVRDTLAEIVPLEECDFVLLVSLPDNNRADWLARLRRLDRPVLVPSCDAASVTARGLTTGLGPWVSDLIASGVDVRNFGKPSTSFYDACNAYWCDGQQPRRVLAVGDQLQTDVVGAARYGWSSALVLTGAGTQSRASSAAASPDYVIQSLRL, from the coding sequence ATTGTCTACGATGGCGTCAAAGAGCTTCTTAGCCACGTGCGGGATAGTGGCAGAGATGTCTTAATCATAACTAATTCCAGCAAGACAGCTGAGGTTAACATAGCTAGGCTCGATAAAATGTTCGGTCTCAGTATCGACCGCCACTACAGTTCGCTCGTGAGCTCCGCGCAGCTCCTTCGTGACTGGGTGTTTCTGCGCTCGGAAAGTCGTCCATGCCGCATACACCTTGTAGGTGCAGCAGTTGATTCAGGACTCGTGAGGGACACGCTGGCTGAGATTGTGCCGCTGGAAGAGTGCGACTTTGTCTTACTTGTAAGCTTGCCTGACAACAATCGCGCCGACTGGCTCGCACGACTTAGACGTCTCGATCGGCCTGTACTTGTGCCTAGCTGTGACGCCGCATCCGTCACAGCAAGAGGGCTCACCACTGGTCTTGGCCCTTGGGTGTCAGACTTGATCGCTTCTGGCGTCGATGTTCGAAACTTCGGAAAGCCATCTACCTCCTTTTACGATGCTTGCAATGCGTACTGGTGTGATGGCCAACAACCACGTCGCGTGTTAGCCGTCGGCGATCAACTGCAGACCGATGTAGTTGGCGCGGCAAGGTACGGATGGTCGAGTGCGCTGGTCTTGACTGGTGCAGGGACTCAGAGCCGGGCTTCTTCTGCGGCAGCGTCACCGGACTACGTCATCCAGAGTTTGCGACTATGA
- a CDS encoding helix-turn-helix domain-containing protein translates to MTAEETNRAVRLYGEGQSLNAIARQLGKAKGSVWKALQQRGVEMRDSHGR, encoded by the coding sequence ATGACAGCGGAGGAGACCAACCGGGCTGTTCGGCTCTACGGCGAAGGGCAGTCGCTCAACGCCATCGCTCGGCAACTCGGCAAGGCCAAGGGCAGTGTGTGGAAGGCGCTGCAACAGCGTGGCGTCGAAATGCGCGATTCCCACGGAAGGTAA
- a CDS encoding helicase C-terminal domain-containing protein yields the protein MAFDFKKLAGKGSLTSITDPVALFDALPNKAPGYGYLRAVQKEILDQWAGRRRQRDLVIKTNTGGGKTVVGLIILQCCLNESKGPALYLAPDPHLAARVREEAVRLGIPVVDDPEASKFASGEAICVTTMATLLNGRTRFGLRGSGTRAVMRVNSIVVDDAHAALAAAEEKTRFILPANHPAFEKLLELFADDLRIQARNAYMDIAENDTASNATLRVPFWAWRAREDQVLEILRPHRTSPELEWVWPLVNDILPICAAVFTAEAFEVVPPCPPIEKFPSFAEAERRVYLTATLADDSILITHFDADPESVAKVLVPSSAADLGDRLVLAPQELNPDITTEDILELAHSIATDHNVVVLVPSKRLAARWSDKADIIASTATQISDAVDQLISGHVGLVVIVNRYDGIDLPDDACRLLIIDSLPFALSGSERREAVALRDSEAMVTRQLQRVEQGMGRAVRSRDDRCAVLLVGAKLTRLVARRDVADRLSPATQEQLKLSKEVAGHLSGATLAQLREVIDQVIDGDPGFRAASRDALLGVAYGPSNLLPSAKPLRDAYNASVAGRAREAEESAQKAVDAAINAGDERLAGWLGETHAMYAEVFDQKHAQEILAEAYLRNSGVLKPVEGIAYKKISTTTPQAQATVNFLTTAYSSGADLILGIEALIGDLAWDNSRTDEAEDALASLGRHLGFTAHQPERTFGLGSDVLWALGTHSYAVIEAKTGATAPKIWKKDINQLNGSVAWCQTEYGIDAEIFPIIVHPQRVIEKTGTATPGTRVITKPKLNALKGVLRNFAKSVAKDESYKSINAVQQQLDIHKLALTAVFDEFTEEARRESQSP from the coding sequence GTGGCATTTGACTTCAAGAAGCTTGCGGGTAAGGGTTCCCTCACTAGCATCACCGACCCCGTGGCCTTATTCGATGCGCTACCCAACAAGGCGCCCGGTTATGGGTATCTCCGTGCGGTACAAAAGGAAATTCTTGACCAATGGGCGGGCCGACGACGTCAGCGCGACCTGGTAATCAAGACCAATACAGGTGGCGGAAAGACTGTTGTCGGACTAATTATCCTGCAATGTTGCCTCAACGAATCGAAGGGGCCCGCGCTCTATCTAGCGCCGGATCCTCACCTTGCAGCGCGAGTTCGGGAGGAAGCGGTCAGGCTTGGAATTCCGGTCGTTGATGATCCCGAGGCTAGTAAATTCGCAAGTGGCGAGGCTATTTGTGTAACTACAATGGCCACGCTCTTGAACGGAAGGACCAGATTTGGACTTCGCGGATCTGGAACGAGAGCGGTCATGCGCGTTAATTCGATAGTCGTCGACGATGCACATGCAGCGTTGGCTGCGGCGGAGGAAAAGACCCGATTCATCCTTCCCGCTAACCATCCGGCATTTGAAAAACTGCTTGAGCTTTTCGCGGACGATTTGCGTATCCAAGCCCGTAATGCCTACATGGATATTGCCGAGAATGATACTGCAAGCAACGCGACTCTTCGGGTGCCATTCTGGGCGTGGCGGGCGAGGGAGGATCAAGTTCTGGAAATCCTTCGTCCCCACAGAACTTCCCCGGAGCTTGAGTGGGTATGGCCACTAGTAAACGATATTTTGCCTATATGCGCAGCAGTTTTTACGGCGGAGGCATTTGAAGTTGTTCCGCCGTGTCCTCCCATAGAGAAGTTCCCGAGCTTCGCAGAGGCGGAGCGAAGGGTATACCTGACGGCAACTTTGGCTGACGACAGTATCCTTATCACGCACTTCGACGCCGATCCGGAAAGTGTTGCTAAAGTATTGGTCCCCAGTAGTGCCGCAGACCTTGGCGACCGACTAGTTCTCGCGCCCCAGGAGTTGAATCCAGATATCACCACCGAGGATATATTGGAGCTCGCTCATAGTATCGCAACAGATCACAACGTTGTCGTGCTTGTGCCTAGCAAACGGCTGGCGGCAAGATGGAGCGACAAGGCGGATATCATTGCCAGCACTGCCACTCAGATCAGTGATGCAGTTGATCAGCTCATCTCGGGACATGTTGGCCTCGTGGTGATTGTCAATCGCTACGACGGGATCGATCTTCCCGACGATGCATGCCGACTGCTCATCATCGATAGTCTTCCCTTTGCGCTATCCGGTTCCGAACGTCGGGAAGCTGTAGCACTAAGGGACAGTGAGGCAATGGTCACAAGGCAGCTGCAACGGGTCGAGCAAGGAATGGGCCGGGCCGTACGAAGCCGAGACGATCGATGTGCCGTATTGCTGGTTGGAGCAAAGTTGACCCGACTTGTTGCCCGACGCGATGTTGCTGATCGGCTGTCGCCCGCGACGCAAGAGCAACTGAAGTTGTCTAAAGAGGTTGCGGGCCATTTGAGTGGCGCGACGCTCGCGCAGCTGCGTGAAGTTATTGACCAGGTAATTGACGGCGACCCTGGGTTTCGTGCGGCATCGCGTGACGCTCTTCTAGGTGTAGCCTACGGACCCTCGAATCTACTTCCGTCTGCAAAACCGCTGCGCGATGCCTACAACGCATCGGTGGCGGGGCGGGCGCGAGAAGCAGAGGAATCCGCACAGAAGGCAGTTGATGCGGCAATCAATGCAGGTGATGAACGGCTCGCCGGTTGGCTGGGCGAGACGCATGCAATGTATGCTGAAGTCTTCGACCAAAAGCATGCACAGGAGATTCTTGCAGAGGCTTATCTCAGGAATTCTGGAGTCCTGAAACCTGTCGAAGGAATTGCATACAAAAAGATTTCTACTACCACTCCACAGGCCCAGGCCACTGTAAATTTTCTTACCACCGCTTATAGCTCGGGCGCAGATCTTATCCTGGGAATTGAGGCGCTGATTGGAGATCTCGCGTGGGACAACTCTCGCACTGACGAAGCCGAAGATGCCCTGGCGAGCCTGGGGCGTCATCTGGGCTTCACCGCTCATCAGCCGGAGCGAACATTCGGTTTAGGTAGTGACGTGCTTTGGGCGCTCGGCACGCATTCGTACGCCGTCATCGAGGCCAAAACAGGCGCGACTGCACCAAAGATATGGAAGAAGGATATCAACCAACTCAACGGCTCCGTTGCCTGGTGTCAGACAGAGTATGGCATCGACGCCGAGATTTTCCCAATAATCGTACACCCTCAAAGGGTGATCGAAAAGACCGGAACGGCGACGCCCGGAACTCGCGTGATAACGAAGCCTAAGCTCAATGCGCTCAAGGGTGTCCTTCGAAACTTTGCGAAATCCGTGGCTAAAGACGAGAGCTACAAGAGCATAAATGCTGTGCAACAACAGTTGGATATTCACAAGCTTGCATTAACGGCGGTGTTCGATGAATTTACGGAAGAAGCACGCCGAGAGTCTCAATCTCCATAA
- a CDS encoding TIR domain-containing protein, producing MRIFLSHSSRIKPMVREVRAHLPEHVNTWIDEKDLLAGDPLERQIRSGIESDCDFLVVFLDESVVRSDWVAKELLWARDEEVRLGRPFVLPVLIDDVDLGDLNWLRERVFLRCYGFTEADITRLASELASSLFAWLSRDVERLRKPPEPGLNDLAVFQQADKLLDVTAAQIRSVVLPHRKTNPMRLSMLYDRLVSTGQISLSDPSDLNDLLFRMGERKLLSGISITGGKIYVEEEHLSWRLQDAMAAKQAMADYATDLIEDGQTLFIDGGSTALQVAKNVCKNIRFQAWHSLVIVTNSPPVAAEFAVLANELGLEDFDSRLQLYIVGGRMRMNAATIVNLPENDSEITKIADSVGGFDIAFCGTNGIHWPGGCTTTAETQARGKNLALLNARRRIVAADSSKYGVRQEQVFATFDMNLEIVTAQDGHRDRVDEIRERIADTGSKITIVG from the coding sequence ATGAGAATTTTTCTTAGCCATAGTTCCAGAATAAAGCCAATGGTGCGGGAGGTTCGTGCTCATCTTCCCGAACATGTAAATACGTGGATTGACGAGAAGGACCTGTTGGCTGGCGATCCACTGGAGCGTCAGATCCGCAGCGGTATCGAATCGGACTGTGACTTTTTGGTTGTATTTCTTGACGAAAGTGTTGTGCGCTCGGATTGGGTTGCCAAGGAGCTACTTTGGGCGCGTGACGAGGAAGTCCGTCTCGGTCGGCCATTTGTACTTCCGGTACTTATAGATGATGTGGATCTAGGCGATCTAAATTGGCTACGGGAACGTGTCTTTCTCCGGTGCTACGGCTTTACCGAAGCAGATATAACAAGGCTTGCTAGCGAGCTGGCATCTTCGCTATTTGCGTGGCTGAGCCGGGATGTGGAGCGTCTACGCAAACCGCCCGAGCCAGGTCTCAATGACCTTGCTGTATTCCAACAGGCCGATAAATTATTGGATGTTACTGCAGCGCAGATCCGGTCTGTGGTACTGCCGCATCGAAAAACAAATCCGATGCGCCTGAGCATGCTCTACGATCGACTCGTATCTACCGGGCAGATTTCGCTTTCGGATCCTTCGGATCTAAACGACCTTCTGTTTCGGATGGGCGAGCGAAAGCTCTTGTCGGGTATTAGTATCACCGGTGGCAAGATATATGTCGAAGAAGAACATCTGAGTTGGCGACTTCAAGATGCTATGGCCGCAAAACAGGCAATGGCAGACTATGCTACTGATCTCATCGAAGACGGGCAAACGCTGTTCATAGATGGCGGGTCGACTGCACTGCAGGTCGCCAAGAATGTTTGCAAGAATATCCGTTTTCAAGCCTGGCACTCATTGGTCATAGTGACGAACTCTCCACCAGTAGCAGCGGAATTCGCTGTACTCGCGAACGAGCTAGGGCTTGAGGACTTTGATTCAAGACTTCAGCTATACATCGTAGGCGGTCGAATGCGGATGAACGCTGCCACGATTGTGAATCTGCCAGAGAATGATAGCGAGATCACGAAGATCGCTGATAGCGTTGGTGGCTTTGACATCGCTTTCTGCGGCACAAATGGTATTCACTGGCCAGGGGGATGCACTACAACAGCTGAAACGCAGGCTCGAGGAAAGAACCTGGCTCTTCTCAACGCTCGACGACGCATAGTTGCCGCCGATTCATCAAAATATGGCGTAAGACAGGAGCAAGTATTTGCAACTTTCGATATGAATCTTGAGATAGTCACTGCACAAGACGGCCATCGTGACCGTGTAGACGAGATTCGCGAGCGGATTGCTGACACCGGGTCTAAGATTACCATAGTTGGATAG
- a CDS encoding NAD-dependent epimerase/dehydratase family protein, whose protein sequence is MRILVLGGQHIVGGAIVEALIRDGVEVSVLSRNPHIVAPGVQVLLADRYSPDQLATVLTGKFDCVVDVSGVDPSMISTLLDVECIRSCSRYIFISSASIYDRLYSQLPFTETAAGGGDSIWGDYGAMKWQCEEILRGSYPGTLFILRPPYVYGPRNPDLREQFVWSRAINGIPIPVPGDGLRRMQFCYSLDLARCVARITQAQIVDGGTYNVGGDEVLSQMEYVRLVAGVAGADADIHSIFKGGLKARDYFPFRDADFYINTSKAIRDSIFTPTPIEIGLKATLDWFQKNRTEDLQPNLSGIDKMLSR, encoded by the coding sequence ATGAGAATACTCGTACTGGGAGGACAACACATTGTCGGTGGCGCCATTGTCGAGGCATTGATTCGGGACGGTGTCGAAGTAAGTGTTCTAAGTCGAAATCCGCATATTGTTGCACCAGGCGTGCAGGTATTGTTGGCTGATCGCTACAGTCCCGATCAGTTGGCGACCGTTCTGACCGGAAAATTTGACTGTGTAGTTGATGTGAGCGGCGTTGATCCTTCCATGATCAGTACGCTACTCGACGTTGAGTGCATTCGGTCATGTTCGCGTTACATCTTTATCAGTTCCGCCAGTATTTATGATCGGCTTTACTCACAGCTTCCATTCACTGAGACAGCGGCTGGTGGTGGTGACTCCATCTGGGGCGATTATGGTGCAATGAAGTGGCAGTGCGAAGAAATACTCAGAGGCAGCTACCCTGGTACGCTCTTTATTCTGCGTCCGCCTTATGTCTATGGTCCACGAAATCCAGATCTTCGCGAACAGTTCGTGTGGAGTCGTGCCATAAATGGCATTCCGATTCCAGTGCCAGGCGATGGGCTTCGCAGGATGCAATTTTGCTATTCGCTCGATCTAGCTCGCTGTGTAGCTCGCATTACTCAGGCGCAGATAGTAGACGGCGGTACATACAACGTCGGTGGTGACGAGGTTTTGTCACAGATGGAATACGTACGACTGGTTGCCGGCGTAGCTGGTGCAGATGCCGATATTCATTCAATCTTCAAAGGCGGCTTGAAGGCTCGCGACTACTTTCCTTTCAGGGACGCTGACTTCTATATCAATACTTCTAAGGCCATTCGGGACTCAATATTTACGCCGACGCCCATCGAGATTGGTCTCAAAGCCACTTTGGATTGGTTTCAGAAGAATAGGACAGAAGATCTGCAGCCCAACTTGAGCGGTATAGACAAAATGCTATCACGATAG
- a CDS encoding 2OG-Fe(II) oxygenase family protein produces the protein MTHTRTTEVVDQILRSGYATISLVSNEAQLTQQVIEKASEFFRLPINQKLGARASDNNHGYRTIGLEYSQVSTRPDLNESFSIWGFHKPEALAPNAATLARSLQSWHLELAPLVEEVLLALRHKLFPTGQSDSISSIESSYAQINHYGPIDAQIDRPFLQDTHEDGHLITLLTTEQAGLEVSRSDEGPFQPITPGLDFLLIMPGSALTAVSGGAISPLYHRVRNLKLRSRYSLMYFANPSLLRPVYGWSQIDEAGVDLGPAIAAKPNQFGLPEVPRA, from the coding sequence ATGACCCACACCAGGACTACCGAAGTCGTCGACCAGATACTCCGCAGCGGGTACGCAACTATCTCACTCGTCAGCAACGAGGCTCAACTGACGCAGCAAGTCATAGAAAAAGCATCGGAATTCTTCCGTCTGCCCATAAACCAGAAGTTGGGGGCGCGCGCCAGCGACAACAATCACGGATATCGTACCATTGGTCTCGAATACTCACAGGTTTCAACACGACCAGACCTCAATGAGAGCTTTTCTATTTGGGGATTCCACAAGCCTGAAGCATTGGCGCCTAACGCCGCTACCTTGGCACGCTCCCTACAAAGTTGGCATCTTGAACTTGCACCTCTTGTGGAGGAGGTCCTACTCGCACTACGACACAAGCTATTTCCGACCGGTCAGAGCGATAGTATTTCATCCATAGAATCCTCATATGCTCAGATCAACCACTACGGCCCAATCGATGCCCAGATCGACCGTCCTTTCCTGCAGGATACGCATGAAGACGGCCATCTGATTACGTTACTTACAACCGAGCAAGCCGGTTTGGAGGTAAGCCGGTCTGACGAAGGACCATTTCAGCCAATAACGCCCGGACTAGACTTTCTACTTATAATGCCAGGTTCTGCCTTGACCGCCGTATCGGGCGGCGCAATTTCTCCGCTATATCACAGGGTGAGGAATTTGAAGCTTCGTAGCCGTTACTCATTGATGTACTTCGCGAACCCGAGCCTCCTACGGCCTGTCTATGGTTGGTCCCAGATCGACGAAGCAGGAGTGGACCTAGGGCCTGCGATTGCAGCGAAACCCAACCAGTTTGGATTGCCAGAGGTCCCCCGTGCATAG
- a CDS encoding aminoglycoside phosphotransferase family protein: MQPNKPPQYDPVILQEKLRSARIIATGPLNDAYELRDDGRRLFIRVRTIDDLEFGQTFAGERIAYPILPPNVFRPNLFQIGRLPASSNPFAIFEFLPSRDIDWKDRHNLNTLIDMLISIHTIRGEGFGAISDTSLQEKNPQHFFKRLFSSEVDRIDQHSDASAFRDIIRLVRLFNDEHPVLCHGDVHAGNLLLADDRLHLIDWEATRWRIPASDFSKIGHDWLTSDDYRYMVDRYCSLTLRDPEQFRRQITCLKVYSHLRSWNFTNKSGRLVFGVDAATHERLARELLAEMFYIS, from the coding sequence GTGCAGCCGAATAAGCCGCCACAGTACGATCCGGTGATCCTTCAGGAGAAATTGCGAAGTGCTCGTATCATAGCTACGGGTCCACTGAATGATGCTTATGAACTTAGAGATGACGGAAGGAGGCTGTTCATACGTGTACGGACGATCGATGACTTGGAATTCGGCCAGACGTTCGCGGGTGAACGTATCGCATATCCAATATTGCCGCCAAACGTCTTTCGCCCAAATCTATTTCAAATTGGCAGACTTCCGGCATCAAGTAATCCCTTTGCAATTTTCGAATTTCTTCCGAGTCGGGATATAGACTGGAAAGATCGGCACAACCTGAATACGCTGATAGATATGCTTATCTCCATACACACCATAAGGGGAGAGGGGTTTGGGGCAATATCGGACACGTCATTGCAGGAAAAGAATCCGCAACATTTTTTCAAAAGACTGTTTTCAAGTGAGGTAGACCGCATAGATCAGCATTCTGATGCCTCTGCCTTTAGAGACATCATCCGGCTCGTGAGGCTTTTCAATGACGAACACCCCGTTCTTTGCCACGGCGATGTGCATGCGGGAAACTTGCTCCTAGCCGATGATAGATTGCATTTGATTGATTGGGAAGCAACGCGGTGGCGCATCCCAGCGTCAGACTTTTCAAAGATTGGTCATGACTGGCTCACATCGGATGACTATCGATACATGGTTGATCGATACTGCTCCCTCACTCTTCGAGATCCTGAGCAATTTCGTAGACAGATTACTTGCCTTAAAGTTTACAGTCATCTGCGAAGCTGGAACTTTACGAATAAGTCCGGTCGGTTGGTTTTTGGAGTAGATGCTGCGACTCATGAGAGACTTGCAAGGGAGTTGCTTGCAGAAATGTTCTATATCAGTTAG
- a CDS encoding transposase yields MAAPKKYPDELKARAVRLYLESDPKPTIRKLAQQLGVHHEALRNWIRQADAGQRPEPATDDLAEENKRLRKQVAELERVNDILRSASAYFASELGQTRR; encoded by the coding sequence GTGGCAGCACCGAAGAAGTACCCCGACGAACTGAAAGCACGAGCGGTCCGGCTGTATCTGGAGTCGGACCCGAAACCGACGATCCGCAAGCTGGCCCAGCAGTTGGGTGTGCACCACGAAGCGCTGCGGAACTGGATCCGCCAAGCCGATGCCGGACAGCGACCCGAACCGGCGACCGACGATCTGGCCGAGGAGAACAAGCGGCTGCGCAAACAGGTCGCCGAGCTGGAGCGGGTCAACGACATCTTGCGTTCTGCGAGTGCGTATTTCGCCTCGGAGCTCGGCCAGACCCGGAGGTGA
- the speD gene encoding S-adenosylmethionine decarboxylase: MIDLYDCDPDLIQDSAHIRQFVEELCLTLGFRRFGECNIVHFGERAEIAGYSMTQLIETSLVSAHFVNEAKSIYLDIFSCKQYDSDLAASIASRSFKASSFSVKVSLRH; encoded by the coding sequence ATGATTGATCTCTATGATTGTGATCCAGATTTAATCCAGGACTCTGCGCATATTCGGCAGTTCGTTGAGGAATTGTGTTTGACATTGGGGTTTAGGCGCTTCGGCGAGTGCAATATTGTGCACTTTGGTGAACGCGCAGAGATTGCCGGATACTCGATGACTCAACTTATCGAGACATCGTTGGTCTCTGCCCATTTCGTCAACGAAGCGAAATCCATATATCTTGATATTTTCTCATGTAAGCAGTATGATTCCGATCTTGCCGCGTCCATTGCTAGTAGGTCCTTCAAAGCTTCTAGTTTTTCAGTAAAGGTAAGTCTCCGCCACTAA